In the Streptomyces sp. NBC_00525 genome, one interval contains:
- the ruvX gene encoding Holliday junction resolvase RuvX, which translates to MPQMRRGRRLAIDVGDARIGVASCDPDGILATPVETVPGRDVPAAHRRLGQLVAEYEPIEVVVGLPRSLGGGEGPAAAKVRAFAQVLARAVAPIPVRLVDERMTTVTATHGLRASGVKSKKGRSVIDQAAAVVILQNALESERVSGSPPGEGVEVVV; encoded by the coding sequence ATGCCGCAGATGCGCCGCGGTCGCCGGCTGGCGATCGACGTCGGGGACGCCCGGATCGGGGTCGCCTCGTGCGACCCCGACGGCATCCTGGCGACGCCGGTGGAGACCGTGCCGGGACGCGACGTCCCGGCCGCCCACCGGCGGCTCGGCCAGCTCGTCGCCGAGTACGAGCCGATCGAGGTCGTCGTCGGCCTGCCACGCTCCCTGGGGGGCGGTGAGGGCCCGGCGGCCGCCAAGGTCCGCGCCTTCGCCCAGGTCCTCGCCCGAGCGGTCGCACCCATTCCGGTGCGGCTCGTGGACGAGAGGATGACCACAGTGACGGCCACGCACGGGCTGCGCGCTTCGGGCGTGAAGTCCAAAAAGGGCCGGTCCGTCATCGATCAGGCTGCCGCTGTGGTGATCCTCCAGAACGCTCTGGAATCCGAGCGGGTGTCGGGCAGTCCACCGGGCGAAGGCGTCGAAGTGGTGGTCTGA
- the alaS gene encoding alanine--tRNA ligase, with translation MESAEIRRRWLSFYEERGHTVVPSASLIADDPTLLLVPAGMVPFKPYFLGEVKPPAPRVTSVQKCVRTPDIEEVGKTTRHGTFFQMCGNFSFGDYFKEGAIAYAWELLTGSVADGCFGLDPERLWITVYLDDDEAEAIWRDKIGVPAERIQRLGKKDNFWSMGVPGPCGPCSEINYDRGPEFGVEGGPAVNDERYVEIWNLVFMQYERGAGDGKEDFPILGDLPSKNIDTGLGLERLAMILQGVQNMYETDTLRVVMDRATELTGVRYGAARSTDVSLRVIADHIRTSVMLIGDGVTPGNEGRGYVLRRIMRRAIRNMRLLGATGSVVRELAEVVIDTMGQQYPELITDRKRIETVALAEEAAFLKALKGGTNILETAVTETKAAGGTVLAGDKAFLLHDTWGFPIDLTLEMAAEQGLSVDEDGFRRLMQEQRDKAKADAKAKKTGHADLSAYREVADNSGVTEFTGYTMTEGESTIVGLLVDGVPSPAATEGDEVEVVLDRTPFYAEGGGQLADQGRIRLDSGAVIVVRDVQQPVPGVSVHKGSVQVGEVMVGASAYAAIDATRRRAIARAHSATHLTHQALRDALGPTAAQAGSENSPGRFRFDFGSPAAVPGTVLTDVEQKINEVLARELDVQAEVMSLDEAKKQGAIAEFGEKYGERVRVVTIGDFSKELCGGTHVHNTAQLGLVKLLGESSIGSGVRRIEALVGVDAYNFLAREHTVVAQLQELVKGRSEELPEKIAGMLGKLKDAEKEIERFRAEKVLAAAAGLAESAIDVRGVALVTGQVPDGTSADDLRKLVLDVRGRIQGGRPAVVALFTTANGRPLTVIATNEAARERGLKAGDLVRTAAKTLGGGGGGKPDVAQGGGQNPEAIGDAVAAVERLVTETA, from the coding sequence GACCACCCGGCACGGCACCTTCTTCCAGATGTGCGGCAACTTCTCCTTCGGCGACTACTTCAAGGAAGGCGCCATCGCGTACGCCTGGGAGCTGCTGACCGGCTCCGTGGCGGACGGCTGCTTCGGGCTCGACCCCGAGCGCCTGTGGATCACCGTCTACCTGGACGACGACGAGGCCGAGGCCATCTGGCGCGACAAGATCGGCGTCCCGGCCGAACGCATCCAGCGCCTGGGCAAGAAGGACAACTTCTGGTCCATGGGCGTCCCCGGCCCGTGCGGCCCCTGCTCCGAGATCAACTACGACCGCGGCCCCGAGTTCGGCGTCGAGGGCGGCCCGGCCGTCAACGACGAGCGGTACGTGGAGATCTGGAACCTCGTCTTCATGCAGTACGAGCGCGGCGCGGGCGACGGCAAGGAGGACTTCCCGATCCTCGGCGACCTGCCGTCCAAGAACATCGACACCGGCCTCGGCCTGGAACGCCTCGCGATGATCCTGCAGGGCGTCCAGAACATGTACGAGACCGACACCCTGCGCGTCGTCATGGACCGCGCCACCGAGCTGACCGGGGTGCGCTACGGCGCCGCCCGGTCCACCGACGTGTCGCTGCGCGTGATCGCCGACCACATCCGCACCTCCGTCATGCTCATCGGTGACGGCGTCACCCCCGGCAACGAGGGCCGCGGCTACGTGCTGCGCCGCATCATGCGCCGCGCCATCCGCAACATGCGCCTGCTGGGCGCCACCGGCTCCGTCGTCCGCGAGCTGGCCGAGGTCGTGATCGACACCATGGGGCAGCAGTACCCGGAGCTGATCACCGACCGCAAGCGCATCGAGACCGTCGCGCTCGCCGAGGAAGCCGCCTTCCTCAAGGCCCTCAAGGGCGGCACCAACATCCTGGAGACCGCCGTCACCGAGACCAAGGCCGCCGGCGGCACGGTCCTCGCCGGCGACAAGGCGTTCCTGCTCCACGACACCTGGGGCTTCCCGATCGACCTCACCCTGGAGATGGCCGCCGAGCAGGGCCTCTCCGTGGACGAGGACGGCTTCCGCCGCCTGATGCAGGAGCAGCGGGACAAGGCCAAGGCCGACGCCAAGGCCAAGAAGACCGGCCACGCCGACCTGTCCGCCTACCGCGAGGTCGCCGACAACTCCGGCGTCACCGAGTTCACCGGCTACACCATGACCGAGGGCGAGTCGACGATCGTCGGTCTCCTCGTCGACGGCGTGCCCTCGCCCGCCGCCACCGAGGGCGACGAGGTCGAGGTCGTCCTGGACCGCACCCCGTTCTACGCCGAGGGCGGCGGCCAGCTCGCCGACCAGGGCCGCATCCGGCTCGACAGCGGTGCCGTCATCGTCGTGCGCGACGTCCAGCAGCCGGTGCCGGGTGTCTCCGTGCACAAGGGCTCCGTCCAGGTCGGCGAGGTCATGGTCGGCGCCTCCGCGTACGCCGCGATCGACGCCACCCGCCGCCGCGCCATCGCCCGCGCCCACAGCGCCACCCACCTCACCCACCAGGCGCTGCGCGACGCGCTCGGCCCGACCGCCGCCCAGGCCGGCTCGGAGAACTCGCCGGGCCGCTTCCGCTTCGACTTCGGCTCGCCCGCCGCCGTCCCCGGCACGGTCCTCACCGACGTCGAGCAGAAGATCAACGAGGTGCTGGCCCGCGAGCTCGACGTGCAGGCCGAGGTCATGTCACTCGACGAGGCGAAGAAGCAGGGCGCCATCGCCGAGTTCGGCGAGAAGTACGGCGAGCGGGTCCGTGTCGTCACCATCGGCGACTTCTCCAAGGAGCTGTGCGGCGGCACGCACGTGCACAACACCGCCCAGCTCGGCCTGGTCAAGCTGCTCGGCGAATCGTCCATCGGCTCCGGGGTGCGCCGCATCGAGGCCCTCGTCGGGGTGGACGCGTACAACTTCCTCGCCCGGGAGCACACGGTCGTCGCCCAGCTCCAGGAGCTGGTCAAGGGCCGCTCCGAGGAGCTGCCGGAGAAGATCGCGGGCATGCTCGGCAAGCTGAAGGACGCCGAGAAGGAGATCGAGAGGTTCCGCGCGGAGAAGGTCCTCGCGGCCGCCGCCGGTCTCGCCGAGTCCGCGATCGACGTCCGGGGCGTCGCCCTGGTCACCGGCCAGGTGCCGGACGGCACCTCCGCCGACGACCTGCGCAAGCTCGTCCTGGACGTGCGCGGCCGCATCCAGGGCGGCCGCCCGGCCGTGGTGGCGCTGTTCACGACCGCCAACGGGCGCCCGCTGACCGTCATCGCCACCAACGAGGCGGCCCGCGAGCGCGGCCTCAAGGCCGGTGACCTCGTCCGCACCGCCGCCAAGACCCTCGGCGGCGGGGGCGGCGGCAAGCCGGACGTCGCCCAGGGCGGCGGCCAGAACCCGGAGGCGATCGGCGACGCCGTCGCCGCCGTCGAACGCCTCGTCACCGAGACGGCGTGA